Proteins from a genomic interval of Candidatus Nanosynbacter sp. HMT-352:
- the rsmH gene encoding 16S rRNA (cytosine(1402)-N(4))-methyltransferase RsmH — protein sequence MMSIKEHPPQSEELQASEPIHVPVLLEITLSKLQPVEGESYLDLTAGYGGHARAFLNRTDSYLNSVLVDRDENAIKTLGDLAEKGVTLIHKDFVSAAQDLVKQGRKFDVILADLGVSSPQLDRAERGFSFRFDGPLDMRMDNRTEITAADIVNSYSVDDLTQLIIRYGEENPGRARRIAQAVVKARPIQGTTELADLIKQTVGRGSMKHHPATRTFQALRIEVNRELKLIEELLPLLPRLLNKGGRVGIISFHSLEDRLIKRYFSEQATAGYEAELIVPEKKPVSGTEDVHNPRSRSAKFRYAVKK from the coding sequence ATGATGAGTATTAAAGAACATCCACCACAGTCGGAAGAACTCCAAGCGAGCGAACCGATTCATGTTCCCGTACTTTTGGAGATAACCCTTAGCAAGCTGCAGCCAGTCGAAGGCGAGTCGTATCTCGACTTGACGGCTGGCTATGGCGGCCATGCCAGGGCATTCTTAAATAGGACGGATAGTTACTTGAACTCAGTGTTAGTCGATCGTGATGAAAACGCGATTAAAACATTGGGCGATTTGGCTGAAAAAGGCGTAACTTTAATTCACAAAGATTTTGTGAGCGCAGCGCAAGATTTGGTCAAGCAGGGACGCAAATTTGACGTGATTTTGGCTGATTTGGGGGTGTCGTCACCACAGCTTGACAGAGCAGAGAGAGGTTTTTCGTTCAGATTTGATGGTCCGCTAGATATGCGGATGGACAATCGGACGGAAATTACAGCGGCAGATATTGTCAATTCGTATTCGGTTGATGATTTGACGCAGCTGATTATTCGTTACGGCGAGGAAAATCCCGGACGAGCAAGACGAATTGCACAGGCAGTTGTAAAGGCTCGACCAATTCAGGGAACGACTGAGCTGGCTGATCTGATCAAGCAAACCGTTGGTCGCGGTAGCATGAAGCATCATCCTGCGACTCGTACCTTTCAGGCGCTACGCATTGAAGTCAATCGCGAACTTAAGCTGATTGAAGAATTATTGCCACTTTTGCCACGCTTACTTAATAAGGGCGGGCGAGTAGGAATAATTAGTTTTCATAGCTTGGAAGACAGATTGATCAAGCGTTATTTTTCGGAGCAAGCGACGGCTGGCTATGAGGCTGAGCTGATTGTTCCAGAGAAAAAACCGGTGTCTGGAACTGAAGATGTTCACAATCCGCGTAGTCGAAGTGCAAAGTTTCGATACGCCGTGAAAAAATAA
- a CDS encoding division/cell wall cluster transcriptional repressor MraZ has protein sequence MQTDYFERKLDDKRRLTIPAELRAEFASGVVLTRGFGKYLHLYPQQIWDREVESALTGSILDERVADLNVKFRRGKTASALDQKQGRVTIEQHLLDYAGIDREVVAVRAGEYFRLIAAENAE, from the coding sequence GTGCAGACAGATTACTTTGAGCGTAAGTTGGACGACAAGCGACGCTTGACGATTCCGGCTGAGCTCAGGGCAGAATTTGCATCAGGCGTCGTGCTAACTCGCGGGTTTGGTAAATATCTCCACCTATATCCACAGCAGATCTGGGATCGGGAAGTGGAAAGCGCTCTAACTGGAAGTATTCTGGACGAGCGAGTTGCCGACTTGAACGTTAAATTCCGACGAGGTAAAACCGCATCGGCGCTCGACCAAAAACAAGGACGAGTGACGATTGAGCAGCATTTGCTTGACTACGCTGGAATTGACAGAGAAGTCGTTGCTGTGCGAGCAGGGGAATATTTTCGGCTAATAGCGGCCGAGAATGCGGAATAG